A window of Candidatus Palauibacter soopunensis contains these coding sequences:
- a CDS encoding DUF2269 family protein produces the protein MLFLHLIGLALWFGVTFSLAILGVRANKTGDRNVIAFLYRAGHRLLRGPGLLGMLLTTVAGFGLAGLGGYGVFRLTPHWQFQMQVLGLIAFVLAVAVQIPNSGRLARAAEASANAGEASASFVKFRKTNAIVASINGVLILIVTLLGTIRPM, from the coding sequence ATGCTCTTTCTGCATCTGATCGGGCTGGCGCTCTGGTTCGGCGTCACCTTCTCGCTCGCGATCCTCGGCGTCCGGGCCAACAAGACGGGCGACCGGAACGTGATCGCGTTCCTCTATCGCGCCGGCCACCGGCTGCTCCGGGGCCCCGGGCTCCTCGGCATGCTGCTGACCACGGTCGCCGGCTTCGGCCTCGCCGGGCTGGGCGGCTACGGCGTCTTCCGGCTCACGCCGCACTGGCAGTTTCAGATGCAGGTGCTGGGGCTCATCGCCTTCGTCCTCGCGGTCGCGGTCCAGATCCCCAACTCGGGAAGGCTCGCGCGCGCCGCGGAGGCTTCCGCCAACGCGGGGGAGGCAAGCGCGTCGTTCGTGAAGTTCCGGAAGACGAACGCGATCGTGGCCTCGATCAACGGCGTCCTGATCCTGATCGTCACGCTGCTGGGCACCATCCGCCCCATGTAG
- a CDS encoding FAD-linked oxidase C-terminal domain-containing protein — protein MSMIAQTKRTPLPAALENELEEVFGDRFTTAEAMRRQHGEGESFHANEPPDAVVFPESTAEVSAVVRACHRHDVPMIGFGAGTSLEGHVAARRGGVTIATSGLSRLIELNPEDMDCRVEAGMTRKALEPHLKGTGLFFPIDPGAEASLGGMAATGASGTTTVRYGTMRENVLGLTVVLPDGTVIRTGGRARKSSAGYDLTRLFLGSEGTIGIITEVLLRLHGIPEAIASAVCSFPTLADAVDAVIYTIQSGVPVARVELLDDVQMDAVNRYSDFDYPVRPTLFFEFHGTAAGVEEQSTEVGLIAKELGGTDFEWATRAEERSRLWAARHEAYYASLALRPGSRGWATDVCVPISSLADCLLKTREEIDAEGLLAPIVAHAGDGNFHVLFIIDPDDEEEMARAKRVNARMIEQAISVGGTCTGEHGVGYGKVPYMRAQHGDAVDAMRSIKEALDPKGLMNPGKVVA, from the coding sequence ATGAGCATGATCGCGCAAACGAAACGGACTCCGCTCCCGGCGGCGCTCGAGAACGAACTCGAAGAGGTGTTCGGCGACCGGTTCACGACGGCCGAGGCGATGCGCCGGCAGCACGGCGAGGGCGAATCGTTCCACGCCAACGAGCCGCCGGACGCGGTGGTGTTTCCCGAGTCCACGGCCGAGGTGTCCGCCGTCGTGCGCGCCTGCCACCGGCACGACGTCCCGATGATCGGGTTCGGGGCCGGGACCTCGCTCGAAGGGCATGTCGCCGCGCGGCGCGGGGGAGTGACGATCGCGACGAGCGGCCTCTCGCGCCTCATTGAGCTCAACCCCGAGGACATGGACTGCCGCGTCGAGGCGGGGATGACGCGCAAGGCGCTGGAGCCGCACCTCAAGGGGACGGGCCTCTTCTTCCCCATCGACCCGGGCGCCGAGGCGAGCCTGGGCGGGATGGCTGCCACCGGGGCTTCCGGGACGACCACGGTCCGCTACGGCACGATGCGCGAAAACGTGCTCGGGCTCACCGTCGTGCTCCCGGACGGGACCGTGATCCGGACGGGTGGGCGCGCGAGAAAGTCCTCCGCCGGCTACGACCTCACGCGGCTTTTCCTCGGCTCCGAAGGCACGATCGGCATCATCACGGAGGTCCTCCTCCGGCTGCACGGGATCCCGGAGGCGATCGCCTCGGCGGTGTGCTCCTTCCCCACGCTGGCCGACGCGGTGGACGCGGTGATCTACACGATCCAGAGCGGGGTGCCGGTCGCGCGGGTCGAACTCCTCGACGACGTGCAGATGGACGCGGTGAACCGGTACTCCGACTTCGACTACCCCGTGCGTCCCACGCTCTTCTTCGAGTTTCACGGGACGGCCGCCGGCGTCGAGGAGCAGTCGACCGAAGTGGGTCTCATCGCGAAGGAACTCGGCGGGACGGACTTCGAGTGGGCCACGCGGGCCGAGGAACGGTCGCGGCTGTGGGCCGCCCGGCACGAGGCCTACTACGCGTCGCTCGCCCTCCGTCCGGGCTCCCGGGGGTGGGCGACGGACGTCTGCGTCCCGATCTCGTCGCTCGCCGACTGTCTCCTGAAGACCCGGGAAGAGATCGACGCGGAAGGTCTGCTGGCGCCGATCGTCGCGCACGCGGGAGACGGCAACTTCCACGTCCTCTTCATCATCGATCCGGACGATGAGGAGGAGATGGCGCGCGCGAAGCGGGTGAACGCGCGCATGATCGAGCAGGCGATCTCGGTCGGGGGCACCTGTACCGGCGAACACGGGGTCGGCTACGGCAAGGTCCCCTACATGCGGGCCCAGCACGGGGATGCCGTCGACGCCATGCGCTCGATCAAGGAGGCGCTCGACCCGAAGGGCCTCATGAACCCCGGAAAGGTGGTCGCATGA